A window of the Bradyrhizobium diazoefficiens genome harbors these coding sequences:
- the ftsW gene encoding putative lipid II flippase FtsW: MLSREERTPFTEWWWTVDKPLLGAILVLMLTGVILSLAASPPVATRIGLDPFHFFSRHVMFLAPSFMVLVGVSFLSPRSIRRSALIIFTISIILIVVTLAIGPEVKGSRRWITLLGVNIQASEIAKPSFVVIAAWLFAESTKRPEMPATSMALVLLLMLVSLLVMEPDFGQTMLILMVWGSLFFIAGMRMIWVFGLAGAAAAGLFSAYLFVPHVAGRIKRFMNPASGDTFQVDTAMEAFYNGGWFGLGPGEGIAKRSLPDSHTDFVFAVAAEEFGIILCLAMLTLFAFVVIRTLSRAYANEDMFSRFAASGLAILFGVQAAINMSVNLQLIPAKGMTLPFISYGGSSIVSLSYGVGMMLALTRLRPRTEVEASGHAEAMRSYA, encoded by the coding sequence ATGCTCTCCCGTGAAGAACGCACCCCCTTTACCGAGTGGTGGTGGACCGTCGATAAGCCGCTGCTCGGCGCGATCCTGGTGCTGATGCTGACTGGCGTCATCCTGTCGCTGGCGGCGAGCCCGCCGGTCGCGACCCGCATCGGGCTCGATCCCTTCCATTTCTTCAGCCGCCACGTGATGTTCCTGGCGCCGTCCTTCATGGTGCTGGTCGGCGTCTCCTTCCTGTCGCCGCGCTCGATCCGGCGAAGCGCGCTGATCATCTTCACGATCAGCATCATCCTGATCGTGGTGACGCTCGCGATCGGCCCCGAGGTCAAGGGCTCGCGGCGCTGGATCACGCTGCTCGGCGTCAACATCCAGGCCTCCGAAATCGCGAAGCCGTCCTTCGTCGTCATCGCGGCGTGGCTGTTCGCGGAATCGACCAAGCGGCCGGAGATGCCGGCGACCTCGATGGCGCTGGTGCTGCTGTTGATGCTGGTGTCGCTGCTGGTGATGGAGCCGGATTTCGGCCAGACCATGCTGATCCTGATGGTGTGGGGCTCGCTGTTCTTCATCGCGGGCATGCGCATGATCTGGGTATTCGGCCTTGCCGGCGCCGCCGCGGCCGGCCTGTTCAGCGCATACCTGTTCGTTCCGCACGTCGCGGGCCGCATCAAGCGCTTCATGAACCCGGCCTCCGGCGACACTTTTCAGGTCGATACCGCGATGGAGGCCTTCTACAACGGCGGTTGGTTTGGCCTCGGACCGGGCGAGGGCATCGCCAAGCGCAGCCTGCCGGACAGCCACACCGACTTCGTGTTCGCAGTCGCCGCCGAAGAGTTCGGCATCATCCTGTGCCTCGCGATGCTGACGCTGTTCGCCTTCGTCGTCATTCGTACGCTGTCGCGCGCCTACGCCAACGAGGACATGTTCTCGCGCTTTGCGGCCTCCGGGCTGGCAATCCTGTTCGGCGTGCAGGCAGCGATCAACATGTCGGTCAACCTTCAGCTCATTCCCGCCAAAGGCATGACGCTGCCGTTCATTTCGTATGGCGGTTCCTCGATCGTCTCGCTGTCTTATGGCGTCGGCATGATGCTGGCCCTGACGCGGCTGCGCCCCCGCACCGAGGTCGAGGCCAGCGGCCATGCCGAGGCGATGCGCAGTTACGCGTGA